A genomic window from Streptomyces broussonetiae includes:
- a CDS encoding AAA family ATPase, producing the protein MIVWLNGTHGAGKTTTSVHVQQLILGSRVFDAEKVGETLMDITPGLPATDNFQHWPPWRSLVVETARRVLDYTGGTLVIPMTVLVEQYWREISSGLAQHAIPVRHFVLHADQDTLRARIAGDTVLGPNSPFRLRYLKPYAEAARTWLHAEAEVVDTTRLTPAQTALQIAEAVRN; encoded by the coding sequence ATGATCGTATGGCTCAACGGCACCCATGGCGCAGGCAAGACGACGACCAGTGTGCACGTGCAGCAACTGATCCTGGGTTCACGGGTGTTCGACGCCGAGAAGGTCGGCGAGACACTCATGGACATCACACCGGGGCTGCCCGCTACGGACAACTTCCAGCACTGGCCGCCATGGCGGTCGCTCGTGGTCGAGACCGCCCGCCGCGTACTTGACTACACCGGCGGCACTCTGGTGATTCCCATGACTGTCCTGGTCGAACAGTACTGGCGCGAGATCAGCTCGGGCCTTGCCCAGCATGCCATTCCGGTCCGGCACTTCGTCCTCCATGCCGACCAGGACACCCTCCGCGCGCGCATCGCGGGCGACACCGTGCTTGGCCCCAACTCCCCCTTCCGTCTCCGCTACCTCAAGCCGTACGCCGAGGCGGCCCGCACGTGGCTGCACGCCGAGGCGGAGGTCGTCGACACCACGCGCCTCACACCCGCCCAGACCGCCCTGCAGATCGCAGAAGCCGTCAGAAATTGA
- a CDS encoding alpha/beta hydrolase family protein encodes MRKTAAMSCLTALSLVALAAFASGASAAAGDAKPTMPMKSTQPTKATKAMKVTRSAPSAVTPQLPRPTGPYQIGAVNLHLIDSTRPDPYNPPQTYRELMVSVVYPARHAARYQRAPLMTSGASAGFNALAGVYNYSVPKGTTINYSAIKTFERMEAPAASGRFPVVLYSPGLGDVRSWDSVLVDQLASEGHVVVTIDPTYETSGVEFPDGRVASSRLLQLYAQAVADGTQTKFLETVVLGTRVEDTKFVLDSLKQLADGQDPDAEHAPLPTGLGSALDIGRVGMFGHSGGGFTTLEAMYEDPRIKAGINMDGTLEYTFGAPTDTNFSPVAQHGLSKPFLILSSDSTDACTAAADPSCAAVLAHSTGRHAAITLPGTRHGSLTDAEVLMPQLSRVMTPEEIASDTGTAPTSDVMAEEESLVSGFFDTNL; translated from the coding sequence ATGCGGAAGACCGCTGCCATGTCGTGCCTGACCGCCTTGTCCCTCGTCGCGCTTGCCGCGTTCGCTTCAGGAGCGAGCGCCGCTGCCGGTGACGCGAAGCCGACGATGCCGATGAAGTCGACGCAGCCGACGAAGGCCACGAAGGCGATGAAGGTGACAAGGTCCGCGCCGTCTGCGGTGACGCCTCAACTGCCGCGGCCTACCGGGCCGTACCAGATCGGGGCCGTGAACCTGCATCTGATCGATTCAACGCGTCCTGATCCGTACAACCCGCCGCAGACGTACCGCGAACTCATGGTCAGCGTCGTCTACCCGGCCCGGCATGCCGCGAGGTACCAAAGGGCGCCGCTGATGACGTCGGGGGCCAGCGCGGGCTTCAACGCCCTGGCAGGCGTCTACAACTACAGCGTCCCCAAGGGGACCACGATCAACTACTCAGCCATCAAGACCTTTGAGCGCATGGAAGCGCCGGCGGCTTCCGGAAGGTTCCCGGTGGTGCTGTATTCGCCGGGATTGGGGGACGTGCGGTCGTGGGACTCGGTGCTCGTCGACCAGCTGGCGAGCGAGGGACACGTCGTGGTGACCATCGACCCGACGTACGAGACCTCCGGGGTCGAGTTCCCCGACGGCCGGGTCGCGTCGAGCCGGCTCCTCCAGCTGTACGCGCAGGCGGTCGCGGACGGGACGCAGACCAAGTTCCTTGAGACGGTTGTGCTTGGCACCAGGGTCGAGGACACGAAGTTCGTGCTCGACTCGCTGAAGCAGCTCGCCGACGGCCAGGACCCCGACGCCGAGCACGCGCCGCTGCCGACCGGACTCGGGTCGGCACTGGACATCGGCCGGGTCGGCATGTTCGGTCACTCGGGCGGCGGGTTCACCACGCTCGAGGCCATGTACGAGGACCCACGGATCAAGGCGGGGATCAACATGGACGGGACACTCGAGTACACCTTTGGCGCGCCGACGGACACGAACTTCTCACCCGTCGCTCAGCACGGACTGAGCAAGCCCTTCCTGATCCTCTCCAGCGACTCCACGGACGCGTGCACGGCTGCCGCCGACCCGTCGTGCGCCGCGGTGCTGGCGCACAGCACCGGCCGGCACGCCGCCATCACGCTGCCGGGGACGCGGCACGGCTCCCTCACCGACGCCGAGGTGCTGATGCCGCAGCTGAGCAGGGTGATGACGCCCGAGGAGATCGCCTCGGACACCGGTACCGCGCCGACGTCCGACGTCATGGCCGAGGAGGAGTCGCTCGTATCCGGGTTCTTCGACACGAACCTGTGA
- a CDS encoding GyrI-like domain-containing protein, whose amino-acid sequence MPCDGPVRPVGRVAPLLVPAVEPAVIEHCGPPSEVDRAYGTLAAYVARHALAVDGPVREYYLVGQCDTLDSARWRTEVCWPVFRTGVGHRG is encoded by the coding sequence GTGCCCTGCGACGGCCCCGTCCGGCCGGTCGGCCGGGTCGCACCGCTGCTGGTGCCGGCGGTGGAACCCGCGGTGATCGAGCACTGCGGGCCGCCTTCCGAGGTCGACCGCGCCTACGGCACACTGGCTGCCTACGTCGCGCGCCACGCGCTCGCCGTCGACGGCCCGGTCCGCGAGTACTACCTGGTCGGCCAGTGCGACACCTTGGACAGCGCACGGTGGCGGACCGAGGTCTGCTGGCCGGTCTTCCGCACCGGCGTCGGCCACCGCGGATAG
- a CDS encoding ATP-binding protein has translation MGGSAFGELLRDCRLSVGWTQDELADRSGVSAHSISVLEAGRRQPRLSSVSRLAEALALDPRRREQLLAAARTVSAPARSTAAPERGRPSTGAPCQLPYDTRLFTGRARELDQLLALARSAPAGSASGMVVISAIDGMGGVGKSALAIRAGHRVRAQFPDGQLFVDLHGHTAGVAPVTAADALDWLLRSLGVAPQQIPEELSTRAALYRERLADTRTLIVLDNAANSAQVRPLLPGTPGCLVLITSRKRLRGLDDAHSLAVDVLPDSDAVALLREGAGPGRVPVGDPAADELVRLCGHLPLAIRIAAARLRHHRGLGLGDLVGRLRDEHQRLAHLTDEDRSLTAVFATSFASLAPDEQDLLRLLGLFPGHDVDTCAVAALAGTDHRTAERLLESLLDHNLLVQRTPGRYLFHDLVGLYARSMAEDQTGEADRNAPLRRLAGYYQHAAARANEHLARRTRPGRRLEPEAPAALPVVTDRAEALAWMRSEHRNLLALLGHSALAALPMFTVSISADLAAFLLLEGRWNQAAALHQSAATAAATAGDRRGEADALCDLGRSRHATGDYRAAAELYERALASHQELGDRHGEANDLHELGRIRLLTGEIREAAWLHERALAAFRALGDRLGEARALCDLGRARHSLGDSPAAVELTSQVLALYRTMADRRGEAAALHDLAYILDEMGDRNSAGEFYQEALTIYEDLNSVQGVANTLRGLGRVRHAVGDHRAAAELHQRSLDACREAGSRHGEADSLLGLGRARHALGEGRDAVALYHQALALYREIGSRIGETSALLDLGALTEQTPDPRSALTLHQQALALARDTRSPLDEARALEGAARCALALGDRAAALAGFEGAVALYRRLGSPSATDASARLSALRTEPAAAAESRPPQRWPRR, from the coding sequence GTGGGCGGTAGTGCCTTTGGGGAGCTTCTGCGCGACTGCCGGCTCTCGGTCGGCTGGACGCAGGACGAATTAGCCGACCGGTCAGGGGTGTCGGCCCACTCGATCAGCGTCTTGGAGGCGGGACGGCGACAGCCACGGCTGTCCTCGGTCAGCCGGCTCGCCGAGGCCCTTGCACTCGATCCGCGCCGCCGCGAACAGTTGCTTGCGGCGGCGCGCACCGTCTCCGCCCCGGCCCGCTCGACCGCCGCCCCAGAAAGGGGGCGGCCGAGCACGGGCGCGCCCTGCCAGCTCCCCTACGACACCCGGCTGTTCACCGGCCGGGCCCGGGAGCTCGACCAACTGCTGGCTCTGGCCAGATCGGCGCCCGCGGGCAGTGCCTCCGGCATGGTGGTGATCTCGGCGATCGACGGCATGGGCGGTGTGGGTAAGTCCGCGCTGGCCATTCGCGCCGGGCACCGGGTGCGTGCGCAGTTCCCTGACGGGCAGCTCTTCGTGGACCTCCACGGCCACACGGCCGGGGTTGCCCCTGTCACCGCCGCCGACGCCCTGGACTGGCTGCTGCGTTCGCTGGGCGTGGCGCCGCAGCAGATACCCGAGGAACTGAGCACCCGAGCAGCCCTGTACCGCGAACGGCTCGCCGACACCCGCACCCTGATCGTCCTCGACAACGCTGCCAACAGCGCGCAGGTGCGCCCTCTTCTGCCCGGCACTCCCGGCTGCCTGGTCCTGATCACCAGCCGCAAGCGGTTGAGGGGCCTGGACGACGCACACAGCCTCGCCGTCGACGTTCTCCCGGACTCTGACGCGGTGGCGCTGCTGCGCGAAGGCGCGGGCCCCGGTCGCGTCCCCGTCGGCGATCCGGCGGCCGACGAACTCGTCCGGCTCTGCGGCCACCTGCCGCTGGCGATCCGCATCGCCGCTGCCCGGCTGCGCCACCACCGCGGCCTGGGCCTGGGCGACCTGGTGGGCAGGCTCCGCGACGAGCACCAGCGCCTGGCCCATCTGACGGACGAGGACCGCAGCCTGACCGCCGTCTTCGCCACCTCCTTCGCCTCCCTCGCCCCCGACGAACAGGACCTGCTGCGGCTGTTGGGCCTCTTCCCCGGCCACGACGTCGACACCTGTGCCGTCGCCGCCCTGGCCGGCACCGACCACCGCACAGCGGAGCGGCTGCTGGAATCCCTGCTCGACCACAACCTCCTGGTCCAGCGCACCCCGGGGCGTTACCTCTTCCACGACCTCGTCGGTCTCTACGCCCGGTCGATGGCCGAAGACCAGACCGGGGAGGCGGACCGCAACGCCCCGCTGCGCAGGCTGGCCGGGTACTACCAGCACGCCGCCGCGCGGGCCAACGAGCACCTGGCACGTCGCACCCGCCCCGGCCGTCGCCTCGAGCCGGAGGCACCGGCCGCCCTCCCCGTGGTGACGGACCGGGCCGAGGCCCTGGCCTGGATGCGCAGCGAGCACCGGAACCTGCTCGCACTCCTGGGCCACTCCGCCCTCGCGGCCCTTCCCATGTTCACTGTGTCGATCTCCGCCGACCTGGCTGCCTTCCTCCTGCTGGAGGGGCGCTGGAACCAGGCCGCCGCGCTGCACCAGTCCGCAGCGACCGCGGCGGCAACCGCCGGCGACCGCCGCGGCGAGGCGGACGCCCTGTGCGACCTGGGCCGGTCCCGGCACGCGACCGGCGACTACCGGGCCGCCGCCGAGCTGTACGAGAGGGCCCTGGCGAGCCACCAGGAGCTGGGGGACCGGCACGGCGAGGCCAACGACCTGCACGAGCTGGGCCGCATCCGGCTGCTGACCGGGGAGATCCGGGAGGCCGCCTGGCTGCACGAACGGGCTCTGGCAGCCTTCCGGGCTCTGGGCGACAGGCTCGGCGAGGCTCGCGCGCTGTGCGACCTGGGCCGAGCCCGGCACTCCTTGGGCGACTCACCCGCCGCGGTCGAGCTGACCTCGCAGGTGCTCGCCCTCTACCGCACCATGGCAGACCGCCGCGGCGAGGCCGCCGCCCTGCACGACCTGGCCTACATCCTGGACGAGATGGGCGACCGGAACAGCGCCGGAGAGTTCTACCAGGAGGCGCTGACGATCTACGAGGACCTCAACAGCGTGCAGGGCGTGGCCAACACCCTGCGCGGCCTGGGCCGGGTCCGGCACGCCGTCGGCGACCACCGCGCCGCGGCCGAGCTGCACCAGCGCTCCCTGGACGCCTGCCGGGAGGCGGGCAGCCGCCACGGAGAGGCCGACTCGCTGCTCGGCCTGGGCCGGGCCCGCCACGCACTGGGGGAGGGCCGTGACGCCGTCGCGCTCTACCACCAGGCGCTGGCCCTGTACCGGGAGATCGGCAGCCGTATCGGCGAGACCAGCGCCCTGCTCGACCTCGGAGCCCTGACCGAGCAGACGCCGGACCCGCGCTCGGCGCTGACGCTCCACCAGCAGGCCCTGGCACTCGCCCGCGACACCCGCAGCCCCCTGGACGAGGCGCGCGCCCTGGAAGGCGCCGCCCGCTGCGCCCTTGCTCTCGGCGACCGCGCCGCCGCCCTGGCCGGCTTCGAGGGCGCCGTCGCCCTCTACCGCCGACTCGGCTCACCCTCCGCCACGGACGCCTCCGCCCGGCTCTCCGCCCTGCGGACCGAGCCCGCTGCTGCCGCCGAGAGCCGGCCGCCGCAGCGGTGGCCAAGGCGATGA
- a CDS encoding IS630 family transposase, with the protein MARMGRPTVEVVLTDEERETLLRWPRRATSSQALALRCRTVLACADGGSNTALVAELGIHPVTVAKRRKRFAADRLQGLSDEPRPGPPRTVGDEKMEEVVVRTLETTPRNATHWSTRDMAAASGLSQSTVSRIWRTFGLKPHLVDTFKLSRDPQFIEKVRDVVGLYLDPPERAIVLCVGEKSQIQALDRSAPVLPMMPGRPERRTHDYLRGGVTTLFAALNAATGEVISSLHRGHRAVEFKKFLAKLGKEVPDHLDVHLTCDNYAAHRTPAIQKWLPAHPRFHMHFTPTSSSWLNQVERWFALLTDKQIRRGVHRNVQALEKDIRAWIADWNDNPRPFVWTKTADEIFERLTGYLNRIKDSGH; encoded by the coding sequence ATGGCGCGTATGGGTCGGCCGACGGTCGAGGTGGTCCTGACGGATGAGGAGCGTGAGACGTTGCTGCGCTGGCCGCGGCGGGCAACGTCCTCGCAGGCTCTGGCGTTGCGGTGCCGGACCGTGCTCGCGTGCGCCGATGGCGGTTCGAACACCGCGCTGGTGGCGGAGCTTGGGATCCATCCGGTCACGGTGGCCAAGCGGCGTAAGCGGTTTGCAGCCGACCGGCTCCAGGGCCTGTCCGACGAGCCACGACCCGGCCCGCCGCGCACGGTGGGCGACGAGAAGATGGAGGAGGTGGTCGTGCGGACTCTGGAGACCACTCCGAGGAACGCCACGCACTGGTCGACCCGGGACATGGCCGCGGCCAGCGGGCTGAGCCAGTCCACCGTCTCGCGAATCTGGCGGACCTTCGGCCTCAAACCGCATCTGGTGGACACCTTCAAGCTGTCCAGGGACCCGCAGTTCATCGAGAAGGTCCGCGACGTCGTCGGACTGTATCTGGACCCGCCCGAGCGGGCCATCGTCCTGTGCGTGGGCGAGAAGTCGCAGATACAGGCACTGGACCGGTCGGCGCCGGTGCTGCCGATGATGCCGGGCAGGCCCGAGCGCCGCACTCACGACTACCTGCGCGGCGGCGTGACGACGCTGTTCGCCGCCCTGAACGCGGCCACCGGCGAGGTCATCAGCTCGCTCCACCGCGGGCACCGCGCGGTGGAGTTCAAGAAGTTCCTGGCCAAGCTGGGCAAGGAGGTACCTGACCATCTCGACGTCCACCTGACCTGCGACAACTACGCCGCCCACAGGACGCCCGCGATCCAGAAGTGGCTGCCGGCCCATCCCCGGTTTCACATGCACTTCACCCCCACCAGCTCGTCCTGGCTCAATCAAGTGGAGCGCTGGTTCGCGCTGCTGACGGACAAGCAGATACGGCGTGGCGTCCACAGGAACGTCCAGGCCCTGGAGAAAGACATCCGGGCCTGGATCGCCGACTGGAACGACAACCCGAGGCCCTTCGTCTGGACGAAGACCGCCGACGAGATCTTCGAACGCCTCACCGGATATCTGAACCGAATCAAAGACTCAGGACACTAG
- a CDS encoding DsbA family protein: MMRLKRGRRRLTAAVLTGVLGAAVVSCGPRNPAAAATPGRAGGEHQSPAKADYAGLADVPEQVEPDGTSILVGDPQALTTVHLYEDPRCPYCKEFETTGGGPVLTQYVLRRKVKVEYTMASFLDGRLGGNGSKKAVNALRAAVEERKFAEYHTVLYQSQPPEEVDGFTDARLLQLASKVKGLRSPSFDTAVKSMKYQAFVDSTEKVFSAAGHYNGHAGPGTPTAEVDGYRIPVEYSGLLYKGDLFDRYLARVTRRAAT, encoded by the coding sequence ATGATGCGGTTGAAGCGTGGGAGAAGACGGCTGACGGCAGCCGTGTTGACAGGTGTCCTCGGTGCGGCAGTGGTGAGCTGCGGGCCTCGGAACCCGGCCGCGGCGGCCACCCCGGGCAGGGCCGGTGGCGAACACCAAAGCCCGGCCAAGGCCGACTACGCAGGGTTGGCTGACGTGCCTGAGCAGGTGGAGCCGGACGGCACCAGTATCTTGGTGGGCGACCCGCAGGCGCTGACGACCGTGCACCTCTACGAGGATCCGCGCTGCCCGTACTGCAAGGAATTCGAAACCACCGGCGGCGGCCCGGTCCTGACCCAGTATGTGCTGCGACGCAAGGTCAAGGTCGAGTACACGATGGCGTCGTTCCTGGATGGACGACTGGGAGGAAACGGGTCGAAGAAGGCGGTCAACGCGCTGCGAGCGGCGGTGGAGGAGCGCAAGTTCGCCGAATACCACACAGTCCTCTACCAGAGCCAACCGCCGGAGGAGGTGGACGGCTTCACCGACGCACGCCTGCTGCAACTGGCGAGCAAGGTGAAGGGGCTGCGGAGCCCGTCCTTCGACACGGCGGTGAAGTCCATGAAATACCAGGCCTTCGTGGATTCCACCGAGAAGGTGTTCTCTGCCGCTGGTCACTACAACGGGCACGCCGGGCCGGGCACGCCTACTGCCGAGGTGGACGGGTACCGGATCCCCGTCGAGTACAGCGGGCTCCTCTACAAGGGGGACCTCTTCGACAGGTACCTGGCACGGGTGACCCGTCGTGCGGCGACGTGA
- a CDS encoding YncE family protein: MTRTVQAALAALALVAAAATTAHANTTSLLRPSVGTLWTSDATDSGDGQSHLIAIDPSTGKETARIGVGAEAEPWSIALTRNGRTAYVANFHNGTLGVVDTSARKMTTAVPLGIDADYVALSGDQKYAYVTSMVAQQLAVVDTAAKRLVKTVTLPGPAEGAAVSPDGRTVYVGVYSRHEVLALDTRTGAQHAVFSAGGPSARRVRLSPDGKQLYATDYYGGTVDVYNTAHPAQAPRKVPVGGRPLDLALSPDDRTLYVSDTRSGLAAINTRTLKARQFAVTPSFGDLAVSMDGKAVYLAQYQSTGSVSALDAGSGEVTGTFGDGLVHPNGLALGRTS; encoded by the coding sequence ATGACCCGCACAGTCCAGGCCGCGCTCGCCGCCCTCGCGCTCGTCGCCGCGGCAGCCACCACCGCCCATGCCAACACAACCTCCCTGCTGCGACCGTCGGTTGGCACCCTGTGGACCTCCGATGCCACCGACAGCGGTGACGGCCAGAGCCACCTGATCGCCATCGATCCGTCCACCGGTAAGGAGACCGCCCGTATCGGCGTCGGTGCCGAAGCCGAGCCATGGTCCATCGCCCTCACCCGCAATGGCCGCACCGCCTACGTCGCGAACTTCCACAACGGCACCCTCGGGGTCGTCGACACCTCCGCCAGGAAGATGACCACCGCCGTGCCACTCGGCATCGACGCCGACTACGTAGCCCTGAGTGGCGACCAGAAGTACGCATACGTCACCTCGATGGTCGCCCAGCAACTGGCCGTCGTGGACACCGCTGCAAAACGGCTCGTCAAGACGGTCACACTCCCCGGTCCCGCGGAGGGCGCCGCCGTGAGCCCCGACGGCAGGACCGTATACGTCGGCGTCTACTCCAGGCACGAAGTGCTCGCCCTCGACACCAGAACCGGCGCTCAGCACGCTGTTTTCTCCGCGGGCGGCCCGTCAGCCCGTCGCGTGCGGCTGAGCCCCGACGGCAAGCAGCTCTACGCCACTGACTACTACGGCGGCACCGTCGACGTCTACAACACCGCCCATCCTGCCCAGGCGCCGAGAAAGGTCCCGGTCGGCGGCCGACCACTGGATCTCGCGCTCAGCCCCGATGACCGCACGCTCTACGTCTCCGACACTCGCAGCGGCCTCGCTGCCATCAACACCCGCACCCTCAAAGCCCGGCAGTTCGCCGTCACACCGTCGTTCGGTGATCTCGCAGTGTCGATGGACGGCAAGGCGGTCTACCTCGCCCAGTACCAGTCCACCGGTTCCGTGTCCGCCCTTGACGCCGGTTCCGGTGAGGTCACCGGTACCTTCGGCGACGGCCTCGTTCATCCCAACGGCCTTGCATTGGGACGCACTTCGTGA
- a CDS encoding DUF4232 domain-containing protein, whose product MKSTRITALAAIGVAVTLSLTACGNDNSGKDSSSKGSSTSSSSSPSSSSPSDGGSKSEGGSGSGGSGAGKAKPGSGKDTEAGAGTANGTTKTGGKLTFCKTEDLAIDARNASPDKDSGRIDITMINRGSTTCSATGFAGVDIKDADHTSSPIERGHAQPRITMLKPGDTAVFDLAYHIDHSGNSLASPTDILVTPPNETHTVSLRWPAGAGAIKGAYTDVEVYPTHTTE is encoded by the coding sequence GTGAAGTCCACTCGCATCACCGCTCTCGCCGCCATCGGCGTCGCCGTCACCCTCTCGCTCACCGCCTGTGGCAATGACAACTCCGGGAAGGACTCGTCCTCCAAGGGCTCCTCGACGTCGTCCTCCTCCTCGCCCTCGTCTTCTTCGCCTTCGGACGGTGGCTCGAAGTCGGAGGGCGGCTCGGGTTCCGGAGGTTCGGGGGCCGGTAAAGCGAAGCCGGGCTCCGGTAAGGACACCGAGGCCGGCGCCGGCACCGCGAACGGCACGACGAAGACCGGCGGCAAGCTCACGTTCTGCAAGACGGAGGACCTTGCCATCGACGCCAGGAACGCCTCGCCCGACAAGGACTCCGGCAGGATCGACATCACCATGATCAACAGGGGTTCGACCACCTGCTCGGCGACGGGGTTCGCGGGTGTCGACATCAAGGACGCCGACCACACGTCGAGCCCCATCGAGCGCGGCCACGCCCAGCCGCGCATCACCATGCTGAAGCCCGGCGACACCGCTGTCTTCGACCTCGCCTACCACATCGACCACAGCGGCAACAGCCTCGCGTCCCCGACCGACATCCTGGTGACACCCCCGAACGAGACCCACACCGTGAGCCTGCGGTGGCCCGCGGGCGCGGGGGCGATCAAGGGCGCCTACACCGACGTCGAGGTCTACCCGACGCACACGACCGAGTAG